A single Phoenix dactylifera cultivar Barhee BC4 chromosome 1, palm_55x_up_171113_PBpolish2nd_filt_p, whole genome shotgun sequence DNA region contains:
- the LOC103701690 gene encoding probable xyloglucan glycosyltransferase 5, whose translation MAPPSFGLPRWWAKETRNGTPVVVTMENPNYSVVEIDGPEAAAFQSMDKGRGKNAKQFTWVLLLKAHQAVGCVAWLVAGLWALLGAIKKRLISRQGVAVEGNKLCKGKLLFRFLRGFLALSLVMLAFEMIAYWNGWHFQKPNLHLPENLHIPETTEIQGWMHSAYLSWLSFRADYIAYPIQALSNFCVILFIIQSADRMILCLGCFWIKFKKIKPRIEGVPFKSDDVEGSNFEYPMVMVQIPMCNEREVYEQSISAVCQIDWPRERLLIQVLDDSDDETIKILIKAEVSKWSQRGVNIVYQHRLVRTGYKAGNLKSAMSCDYVKDYEFVAIFDADFQPNPDFLKQTVPHFKGNLELGLVQARWGFVNKDENLLTRLQNINLCFHFEVEQQVNGVFLNFFGFNGTAGVWRIKALEDSGGWLERTTVEDMDIAVRAHLNGWKFIFLNDVKVPCEVPESYEAYRKQQHRWHSGPMHLFRLCLPAIITSKISIWKKANLILLFFLLRKLILPFYSFTLFCVILPLTMFVPEAELPVWVICYVPVVMSFLNILPAPRSFPFIVPYLLFENTMSITKFNAMVSGLFKLGSSYEWVVTKKAGRSSESDLLAAAEMESKPANDPQLLRGVSESELMELNKLKEQQEESLLPVKRTNKIYKKELALALLLLTAAVRSLLSAQGIHFYFLLFQGVSFLLVGLDLIGEQIS comes from the exons ATGGCTCCTCCCAGCTTTGGTCTTCCTCGATGGTGGGCGAAGGAGACGCGGAATGGCACTCCGGTGGTCGTGACCATGGAGAACCCCAACTACTCGGTAGTCGAGATTGATGGTCCTGAGGCTGCCGCTTTCCAGTCCATGGACAAGGGCCGGGGGAAGAATGCAAAGCAGTTCACCTGGGTGTTGCTGCTCAAGGCCCACCAAGCTGTCGGATGTGTCGCTTGGTTGGTGGCCGGGCTCTGGGCGCTGCTTGGGGCCATCAAGAAGCGATTGATCTCTCGGCAGGGAGTCGCGGTGGAAGGCAATAAGCTCTGCAAAGGCAAGCTACTGTTCAGGTTCCTCAGGGGCTTTTTGGCGCTGTCACTGGTGATGCTTGCGTTTGAGATGATTGCCTATTGGAATGGCTGGCACTTTCAGAAGCCCAATTTGCACCTTCCTGAGAACTTGCACATACCGGAGACCACCGAGATCCAGGGGTGGATGCATTCTGCCTATCTCTCATGGCTTTCTTTCAGAGCTGACTACATTGCCTACCCAATTCAGGCCCTGTCGAACTTCTGTGTGATTCTCTTCATTATACAGTCGGCAGATAGGATGATCTTGTGCCTCGGGTGCTTCTGGATCAAATTCAAGAAGATCAAACCAAGGATAGAAGGTGTTCCCTTCAAATCTGATGATGTGGAGGGTTCAAATTTTGAGTACCCCATGGTTATGGTCCAGATTCCAATGTGCAATGAGAGGGAG GTATATGAGCAATCCATTTCAGCTGTCTGCCAGATTGATTGGCCCAGAGAACGTTTATTAATTCAAGTTCTGGATGACTCGGATGATGAGACCATCAAGATCTTAATCAAAGCAGAGGTGTCCAAGTGGAGCCAACGCGGCGTCAACATTGTCTATCAGCATCGCTTGGTCCGGACTGGTTACAAGGCGGGCAATCTCAAGTCTGCCATGAGCTGTGACTATGTCAAGGACtatgaatttgttgccatatttgATGCCGACTTCCAGCCTAACCCTGACTTTCTTAAACAAACAGTTCCACATTTTAAG GGAAATCTTGAACTTGGGTTAGTTCAGGCACGGTGGGGTTTTGTAAATAAGGACGAGAACCTGCTAACCCGTCTCCAAAACATTAACCTCTGCTTTCATTTTGAGGTGGAACAGCAGGTAAATGGTGTTTTCTTAAACTTCTTCGGTTTTAATGGTACTGCTGGTGTTTGGAGAATCAAAGCATTAGAGGACTCTGGGGGTTGGCTTGAGAGAACAACTGTGGAGGATATGGATATTGCAGTTCGTGCCCATCTCAACGGTTGGAAATTCATCTTCCTCAATGATGTCAAG GTGCCCTGTGAAGTTCCCGAGTCTTACGAGGCTTACCGGAAGCAACAACATCGATGGCATTCTGGGCCAATGCACCTATTCCGATTGTGTCTTCCAGCAATTATAACTTCCAAG ATATCCATATGGAAGAAGGCAAACTTAATACTGCTCTTTTTCCTCCTGAGGAAGCTAATCCTTCCGTTCTATTCATTCACATTGTTTTGTGTAATTCTGCCCTTAACCATGTTTGTGCCCGAGGCTGAGCTACCTGTCTGGGTGATCTGTTATGTGCCTGTCGTAATGTCCTTTCTCAACATTCTGCCGGCCCCAAGATCCTTCCCATTCATTGTTCCATACCTTCTTTTCGAGAACACCATGTCAATTACCAAGTTTAATGCTATGGTCTCTGGATTATTCAAACTAGGGAGTTCGTACGAGTGGGTCGTTACTAAAAAAGCAGGTAGGTCATCAGAGTCTGATCTATTGGCAGCAGCAGAAATGGAATCAAAGCCTGCGAACGATCCGCAGCTTCTTAGAGGGGTTTCAGAGAGCGAACTCATGGAGCTGAACAAGTTGAAGGAACAACAAGAAGAATCTCTCCTTCCTGTAAAAAGGACCAATAAAATCTACAAGAAGGAATTGGCTCTTGCTCTTTTACTCCTTACAGCTGCAGTCAGAAGTCTTCTGTCTGCCCAAGGAATTCACTTCtacttcctcctcttccaaggTGTATCGTTTCTTCTTGTGGGTCTTGATCTGATTGGGGAGCAGATTAGCTGA